In Rutidosis leptorrhynchoides isolate AG116_Rl617_1_P2 chromosome 2, CSIRO_AGI_Rlap_v1, whole genome shotgun sequence, one genomic interval encodes:
- the LOC139892595 gene encoding floricaula/leafy homolog: MDPESLSANLFKWDTRATLTQPVARNLYEPITLQQQQQQQPPPPPPPLGATSAGMGGYLVRESRDLGGLEEVFHAYGVRYFTATKIFELGFTANTLLDMKDEELDEMMNSLSHIFRWDLLVGERYGIKAAVRAERRRLEEEESRRRYILSSDNTNTLDALSQEGLSEEPVQQENEAAGSGGGGAWELAAGSCGGKIKHGGQRRNKKILAKGRIGSTSQVGGRDDNYENDSDEDPENGGGGGGGVERQREHPFIVTEPGEVARGKKNGLDYLFHLYEQCRDFLIQVQTIAKERGEKCPTKVTNQVFRFAKKAGASYINKPKMRHYVHCYALHCLDEEASNALRRAFKERGENVGAWRQACYKPLVSIAARQGWDIDAIFNTHPRLSIWYVPTKLRQLCHAERSGAAIAVATASASVGGGNNLPF; the protein is encoded by the exons ATGGACCCTGAATCACTCTCTGCAAACTTATTCAAATGGGACACACGAGCCACTTTAACTCAACCAGTGGCTCGTAATTTATACGAACCGATCACactacagcaacaacaacaacaacaaccgccgcCGCCGCCACCGCCCCTGGGTGCCACGTCAGCCGGAATGGGTGGTTATTTAGTCCGAGAAAGTAGGGACCTTGGTGGGTTAGAAGAAGTGTTTCATGCTTATGGTGTAAGGTACTTCACGGCAACAAAGATTTTTGAACTTGGGTTTACAGCGAATACTCTGTTAGATATGAAAGATGAAGAGCTTGATGAAATGATGAACAGTTTGTCTCATATTTTTCGATGGGACCTACTTGTGGGTGAAAGGTATGGGATTAAAGCGGCGGTCAGAGCTGAACGACGTCGTTTGGAAGAAGAGGAATCAAGAAGGCGTTATATTCTTTCTTCTGATAACACTAACACACTTGATGCTTTGTCTCAAGAAG GCTTGTCGGAGGAACCGGTACAACAAGAGAATGAAGCGGCGGGGAGTGGCGGCGGAGGGGCATGGGAGCTAGCGGCGGGTAGTTGCGGAGGAAAGATTAAACACGGTGGTCAACGGAGGAATAAAAAAATTCTAGCTAAGGGTAGAATTGGATCAACTTCACAAGTTGGTGGTAGAGATGATAATTATGAGAATGATAGTGATGAAGATCCTGAAAATGGCGGCGGGGGAGGTGGCGGCGTAGAGCGGCAACGGGAGCATCCTTTCATTGTCACGGAACCGGGTGAAGTGGCGCGTGGTAAAAAGAATGGACTTGATTATTTGTTTCATCTTTATGAACAATGTCGTGATTTCTTGATTCAAGTTCAAACTATTGCTAAAGAGAGAGGTGAAAAATGTCCTACTAAG GTGACAAACCAAGTGTTTAGGTTTGCGAAAAAGGCGGGTGCGAGTTACATCAACAAGCCAAAAATGAGACACTACGTTCATTGTTATGCGCTGCATTGTCTTGATGAAGAGGCGTCAAATGCATTAAGGAGGGCGTTTAAAGAGAGAGGGGAGAACGTTGGGGCGTGGAGACAAGCTTGTTACAAGCCATTGGTGTCGATTGCAGCTCGTCAGGGTTGGGACATTGATGCTATTTTTAATACACATCCACGCCTTTCTATTTGGTATGTCCCAACCAAGCTTCGCCAACTATGTCATGCTGAGCGTAGTGGTGCGGCTATTGCAGTTGCTACTGCTTCAGCGTCTGTTGGTGGTGGTAATAATTTGCCGTTTTAG